The nucleotide sequence TGACCAGGAGGCAGTTCACTTTTGAAGTATGTCCCTCAAAGACAGCCACACACTTCCTGCtctagaaagaaaagcatatggTCCATCAAACTAAAGGTCTGCAATACCTCTCAGGATCTGCCTGACAGAGTAGGGTGGAACAGCTAACAAGAACAGTAGGACCTGCCTTTTATCCTACTTACAAGATgaaggggagagaagagaggcCTGACGAAAAAGAGTAATACTACCTTTGCACTCAGAAAAGCAGCTACCTCTGTAACTATATAAGGCTTCACAAAAACACAATTGTAACCTTGTGACTGGAATTACTCTTACACCATTGTTACAACCTTACTTACAACCAGATTGTAGGCACAAACAGTTTTGTCTGCTGAGCAGGTGTACAATACATTCCCAAAAATCTGAATTGCATTCACTGCAGCCAGGTGTCCTTCAAAGCTCCCCTCTGTAGGTTCTTCATCCTCACCTGGCTCTGAAGACACCTCTGCAGAACAGAGATGCATTCTTTGATTATGTGAAGAAACACAAGCAAACATACTACTGTTTTTTAATCATCAAACAGCAGAACTATTGTGTAGGCTCAGCATCTTTAAAGTCAGATTTCACTGCAGTTCCCAGCTGGAGTCTGTAAGTGTCAGAATACAATATAAAATGCCTGGAAGATCTTGATATATCAAGTCCAGAAAGATCTTTAAAATAGCAAAAGGGTTGTATTATTATCTGCCCCACAGCCTCATGGAGACTGTGGAGAAGAACTGTTCACACGGGATGGGGTGGCGAGGGCTCAAGGCACAAAGCTCTCAGTGAGAGATAAGGTAAATGAGTATGCTTcactttttatgcttttttaagTACACTTCTTTATCTTCATAGCTAAATTCCTATGGTAGCAGTTTAATCTAGACCTAACTCCCATTCTTGCAATACATCATATGCAAACTACAAGAAGAACAGCTTAAAAGATATACCTGATGAGTTCTTTGATTCTCTTAGTGATGATATAGAAGTCTGTGTCTCAGCCAcactgtaacagaaataaaagtagcaAGATTGGATTCTACTTGCTCATTTTCACACAAGTTAGTGGTATAAGCAGTACTCCACAACACAAGACTCTGCACTAAGTTGATAACTGTCCATAACAGGTTaagatcaaaaatattttccatgcagTAGTGCCATGTTCCAATTGTTAGAGAGACTGGTAGACAACAATGCACATTTGTTAGTTGGATTAAAGAAGcaaattcaatttaaaacatacggacaaatgcattttctcttaatttccaaacaaaattaaGAATTACTGATGTAAAACTttctaaacaggaaaaattgCATCTTACGAGCACCATTTAATGCTTCTACTTTTGAGAGATCTACAGTAATCTCACCTTCTTTTCATATCATCCCTATAACTTGTGCCAATCTCACTGGTAGAGCTCACTTCATCATAACCTGAGCAAGATGCCTCTAAAACTGCTTGGTCCACAGCGCTGCATGACTCCCTCTTTGATGGGCTGTCTGGTTTCTCATCTCCTGACTCTGATGAACCAATGTCAACCACTTCGCACTGGGGTGTTGCAACTTCCACTAGTTCCAGAGAAGCATCACTATCATTCTCATCTTTGTTTCTAGCTGCTTGAATAGCAACTCCATCTCCCTGTTTTTGAGGAGTGGATGTAGTAactactttttctcctttaggaACTTTTCCACTCTTGACCTTCCGGGAAGGTTTACAGTCAATTACATCCTGTTCTGTGTCACTGTTCTCCGGCACATGAGCTGccctcagtgttttctttttccttaactttcttctccttctatTCCCTTTTTCTGCTGGGACTAGAGTACTTGCTGCCTGTTGTTCAGATGGTTCTGCTGACAATTTGGGAGTTTTATCCATTGGCATTTCAAGAAGGACTGAACGATTTGGAAGCAAGGTGCTACACTGATCCAGTAAAAAGCTTTCAGTCACTGTACCATTTGCTTCTCTTTTGCTGAAAGTAGACAGGGAATGACAAGGATTCTCCAGAAGACCAGCCTTTCCTCTGTCCACAGCAGGCTTGTGAACTTCTTGATTAGCACGTTGGAAACAAGCTGTCAGCTCTGAGAGGGATATGGTTGCAGAGATAACTGGATGCACTGATGTTTTTTGGATCATCtcatctgaagaaaagagaCTGGTGTTATATTCAATCTCTACAGCAATTAATACTTATGGAAGGTTTGCAATTCCCTGCAAtcttttgtttataaataatgCGCATGTAAAGTACTGTAACGtgatggaaagtgcagcaatgacagcatagtagcaaagtcctaggctccagcaagtgaggatatgctcaaatgcagcagccatggacacagaaccaaaggaaagaatctgcttacccttggaaggcctcaggtaggcagggacTTCTAGTGAGatacccttacctccactgccaacccttaaatgaggtctgggaaggggtggatcctggctccaccccttccattcattcaggtgcattgcatgcacctgagctcccctgggttggccctgccttcccaccaggtgctcaatcactggttcaggctgtgatttATCCTTTCAACATATAGGAGTACGTACTTGTAGCAGAAATGGTATGTGCACATGCATATCTGCTCTTCCAGCCAGCTCTTCAGCctttaaaaaatgctgctgggaaataaaatgtttacttGTGTACAAATATCAAAGTAATGGGGCAAAAGATTCAAGTTTCTGGATGACTAGATGCTTTTGAACTTCTTAATTCTTTGGTGAATTCTACAATGCTGGCTTAAGATGCTACTACTCTTCGCCGTGTGCTCCCTTACCTGCAGTCATCTTTACTGTGGAAGACCAGTAATCAACACAAGCCTAATGTGCCTCAGCTGTTCAATGGGAGTTCACCCCTGCACAACAGCCTGCAGGTTTGACACCCAACTTGCATgcttctacaaaaaaaaaaatttcttgcATTTTGGTAAAGCTATTtcttaaaacaagaaagagcCACACATACCATCCTTCTGCGCCACCACTTCTGTTCGTGAAGCACACAGAGAGCTCTGGAGTACagcattcacattttcttctgaggcTTTTGGAGACACAGGTTCTCGTTTAACTTGCACGGAGGAGTCTGGAGGAGCAGTGAATGTGATGCCAGAATGGAATGGTGTTGATGTGTTTACATGAACAGAAGTTCCCAGTGAAGGTACAGGAGACAAAGTGTCCAAAAGGGGCAAGAAAGAGCCTGCAGGAAGCAAATCAGCCGACACCTGAGATTTGCTGCTTCCTCTCTCACACGAGACACTACTGGGAAGTTTCTCTGACAGTTCAGAAGGTTCATATGTTTCTAATAgtgaaagaggagaagaaaaacgaaataaaaaatgaacaaaaatatattcatattttacagATCACTGCAACAAAAGTCAGCGGTGTTAAGAGACCGTTTCTGGCAGATAGccaaggaagggaaaaatttGCAAGAAAGCCAGAAGACGCAGCACTACCAAAGACAACAGATCACACATTAATAATAAAGACTTCACTATGGAAAACCTACAGTTTTGTTCCACATTTTACATGAGTGCAATTTTTACAAGACACTGAGTTCAAAGAATATGAGAGTCagtattttactgcttttgtttcacagtATCTCATACCTTGTAGCCCTTGCAAGATCTGGATTCTCTGGCTTCTCAACGCACTCATTTCCATGGTTATCTGCAAAACAGGAGTTTTTAATCACTTCTACTAATGGTAGTTTTCAGGTTGCTAACTTCTAGTTCTGCCACTCTCAAAAGCCTACTGTTACCTGCTGCTTCAACACAAGGAACCGCTGAACATCAACATACGCAGCCTGCAGGGCAGCTCTAGCCTGCAAGAGACTGTTGTCCACACTATGCAGGGACTTGCTCAATTCTTCTTCCCTCAGTGAAATAGCCAACAAATGGTCTACTTGAGACcgttctgaaaaaaaatccacataatTTAGCATATAATGGTACTTGGCAACCCATTAAAATACATGACAAATGGTATCTCAGTAAATATAATCACGTCCAAACATAAAAACACACGAATTAGGTCAAGCATTAATAGTTGTACAAGAGACTGAAGAAGAGCATCTATGCAAAGGAGCAGTCACGTATTACACAGAAGAGCAAAGTcaataatttctctttaaatgatCTCAACTTTGACTCCagtaacttttttaaaaatcatagtTTTGCCAGCACTGAACAGAAAGTCATCCTGTTTCACAAAGATCTTTTGCTGAAGTATATATACACAGAAACTACAAATGTATACTTTTCATTAATGTAATCAAAAAGGCAAAGACAAATTTAAACCAGACATGATTTAAATTATTCAGCTAATCCAGAGGTCAAGAAAAGGCAGGTTAAGACAAAAAGAACTCTACGATAAAATCATTTACTATTCAAAATAGCATTTGGGCTACAAAACTTGCGTTTGCAGTCTCCTGACAATCTGCAAGCACTGTTTTCAGTAAATATCCTCCTTTTTAAGAGGTCCTCTGGCATTACAGAGATACTCCAAGTCAATCAAGTTTCAATTTGTGCACTGCTCAGCTTTTTTCGAGTCAGTTTCTTTCAATAGATTTATTGCAATGGTAATACGGTGAAAGAACAAagtaatgcaaaaaaatatCCTTCCATGCACTGAATTTCACTAGTCATCTGGAAGCCAGGATTCCTCCAAACAAGgctggaaagagaagggacCCAACTGTATTTGGTTGTTCTAGCTCTAATTTTATTGGTCTTAGAGACCTGACAAGAGTCCATCCTATGACCTTGAGCAAGGGCCAGACACACCAATGTAACAGTAAGGAACTGCCACTTCAGCCAAGTCAGAATACTACTAGGTATTTACAATCTCTATCCTAGACACACACATGTGTGTAACAGTCACTCACCTTTTTtacctttgatttttcttcttttattctttctttccagactAGGGATTTCAGGAGAGGATCCTTCCTATAAGTAAGAACCTTTATTAACAAAAGATGCAATAGCAATTTTGCCTCAATCAAGAAGGCACACATCCACTGTTATCTCAAGAAGCATCACTTCTAACCACAGGAAAGAATATGTACAATTTTGCACATTCTTATTTAACTTgtccttccctctcttcttaAAAGTGATAATGAAACGAAGTGAGTGCCATGTTTTCATCTCAACTACgatgaaatattaaataagcaGGCAGCCTTCTACATGCTTAGATGCTTAAGACCACGCTTAGTCCAGATTTTCTGCTTCATAGATTTAGTTGATGATTGGAATTAAAATTCTCACTTTCTGCATTTAACAAATCCATTCTGATTAATTTGatcagaagctttttttttttttttaaactttttgtaAGACTAAGACAAGGCAATTACACAAATTCACCAGGAGAAATTTCTGGCTTAGAGACAGACAGGCTATCATCTTCAATCTTTTTCTAccttattttaactgttttgttttgtgaagagGATTGTTTTTCCTTGCTTGACCATAAAACCTAAAAcgtcaaagaaaacaaatgtctaCTACAGTTCggctttcatttcagttttagaaCACCAAGATCCGCACTGTAACACTAACtactttcaggaaaatattttaacatcttGTTTACTAGCACTCTTGTCACTAAATCAAAACTAAAGAGCATTTGTAGTTCCtactaataaaaaaagattaagcAAAAAGTCTTGTGcgagaaaagcagaagctgactctatttttaaataaaattcagtcaaataagcaaaataagCCTATTATCATACAAGgcaataaaacaaagagaaagtcATCCTTACAGAGATCATTCTAAAGTGGTCATAACCGCTGATagggaaataacatttttagcACACCAAAACTGCACAAAATTGTACACTTACTCCCGTTGCTCTTCGTTTCTTTCCAATTCCTTGGCTGTCATTTTGCTCAGTACCAGAAGTGTAGCTACTGTCTGTAGCTGCATCTATGTTATTAGACACTGCAAGAAGTACATCACTTGAGGCCAGAGgattttcttctgagatttctaacacattctgtttttcaagaagAGGTGTTCTCTTATCTAGactctcctgctctgcttttgtgaggCCTGTGACCTCAGAAGTAGCCTGTAGGCTGTGTTTCCTTCCAGTGGTCTTAGTTCTTTCAGATACAAATGGtgacaaagaaagagaagaggccTCCTGTTTCAAGTCAGCTTCAGTGTCAACACTTGCCTCGTATCCAGATGTTATATCATGTAAGTGTCTGGCTGCAACTATTTGCCTTTCCTCAcattcttttgctttgtgttgttCACTAAAAAAGCTGTAAGCAGAAGGGTGTCTGTCTGCAATgacactgctttcagaaaagctaCGTTTTCTGGCTGACCCAGGCACTGTTAACGAAATCCCTTCCCACTGGAATCCTTCCAGAGTAGCCAGATCAGATTCTTCACTGAGTTCTAGACTCTCTTGATCATTTTGAACGAGAGGCACCATTTCTATACCAAACCTttaacaagataaaaaaaaaaatacacatgtaACAAACCATCtgaatccaaaaaaaaaaaaaaaaaagactacgCCTTTCCTAGCTGCACATACTGTTTTAAAAGATTAGCAACTCATTAAGCTggcattctgcattttctgtctcGTGTAGCAAAACAATATCTTCTGCGTATcacaaaatcatattttgtttctaagaACTGACAGCACAATTTCCAAATCATGAAAAAATCTTAATCAGCTTTTAGGGACTCTAAAAATTTGAATATCATCCAGAAGATGTGTTCATTACTCAAGCAACGTTAAAGCTATTACCCTTGCTTCTCAGTGTCTTATAAAGCTCAATTCTGAAGCAAGatttcaaacagaagcaaaactgaTCATTTTCAGAGCTACCTGTAATCCAGTTTGGAACAAGcaaagattttgtattttcaaaaggcTGCAAAACCTTTAGTCCCTATAAGAAGCTtaaagcatgaaatattttacagtcaCTCTAAACACAAACTGCTTATCAGATTAAAACAGATTAACATTTGAAAAGGGAACATTCATTCTGTCTGCAACAATGCAAGCATTTCTTGTAGTCCTGAGTACATGAAGTAATTGCAACATTGCTGTTTACATcctcattgttttttttgtttttttttttaacatatttccATTTACTAGAACCTGAAATGCAAATGTGTTGCTAGTGCCCATATTCGGGTATTAAGCAATTACTGTGTGCTGATCAGAATCTGTTCTGAGCAGCGAACTACTGTTACTTATTTGTGGACAGACTTCCAcagaagcaaattaaaaaaattccaagtaCTTGTACATGAAAAAAGATGGTTGTATCAAAATGCTTCATCCCAAAGTCCTCCTTTTAGCATTCTGGAATTCTCTTAAGATTTGAGGGGGATCTCTTAAGATTCTCCCTTAAACAAACACACCCATAGTTACACTTGAAAGCTACCAACCTTGGTAAACCTTTGCCAAGTTCCTGTTTTTTCTTGGATACCTGCTGGATGACTTGATCCCAGTTTACATTTCGCCGGGAAGCACTAAGAATCTGCCTGAGGGTGGGTTTAAGCCCCGACTCTTTCTCAGTCTCACTTCTCCGATGGCCACTCACATTCCGAATGCGCCGTGCGTTATTCAGATTGGGCTCTGGAAGATGTATTCCCACTTTGCTCTTCAAACTAATATGTCGTGTCAGGTCTCTTTGCAGAGAGGCAGGGAGGCCAAGTTTACTTAAATCAGGAAGAAGAAGGCCTAGTGATTGACTTCCTCCTTTCTGCAGCTCATGGTCTGAAGGATTTTCAAAACCTTCCATTTCAAAGTGATCACGTGACTTGACATGCTCCTCATTCACTTCTCTTTCACATGAGGGGGTTTTCAAACCCACGTGCAAGTGGTCCTGACTGTCTGATGGAGAAACTGTGGATTccatctgaaatgcagaatcTTTCAGATCAGCAGATGCAATGCTTGAAGCAGATGGCTTTTCATCAACATCCTTTTCAGAGGCAGCAAGTTTACCTTCTGGAGTGTCACAGGGTAAACAAGAACTAACAGAAGGACTCAGTTTTTCAACTCTTATTTCTGCCTTCTCGCTCCCTGTTAACTCATCGTCACTCACATCTTCTAATGAATCTAGTCTGAACTTGCTCTCTGGTGATGCTTTCCCAGCTTCTTCCATATTCTGATCGCTTGTATTCTTGCAAGAGTTTAAGGGAGTATCTTGCAAGGAATGGTTGGACTGAACATCTTTGggtttttgttctgcttcacCTAAGTTATTAACAGGCTCCCCAGGATTACTGCTAAGTGTGTCTTTGTTGTTGCCTTGTACGTTACCAGCACATGCACCATGCAGCTTTGATGAATAAGAAGGTAAACTGTTAGTTTCCAGATTCAGTGCTCTCAAATGGTACTGCCCTTTGCTACTAGGTGAGGATAACATCAACTTGACATTTTTTAACAGACTTTTTGTGTCTTGCTTTTGGGAAGTCATGTCCGTGATATTTAGAAGAGGGGATTTCAGCGATGGCATCCTACTACTTCTGCCATCATCTTTGTCAGGCTTTTCACCACTGGAATCAGGGTAATCTAGAGTTACGTTAGAACGGGAAGATGCTTCCCTCTTTTTATGTTTTGGGAGGCTAGCAATGGCTTCAcaagtttttccttttactgatGACTCAGTAAGAGGCAAAAATACAGAATCCATTTTATCTGTAGCTTTAGAAACATCTTCAAACCATGACTGCTGCTCTGTAGATTTCTGGGATGGGTAGGGAGTCCAGCGATGTATTTTATCTCTAGAGGGGCTCCCactttttccactgtttcttgaagctttgctttctggTTGCTTAGAAGTACCAAAATCCAGTGCCCCCTCAGAAGGAAGTTTATCACTAGTAAAATCAAATGAGTCACTCCTATTATTTCGATCTCTGTAAGGAAGAACATCAGTGATGTCTTTCTCCTGCCACTGCCACGTATATCTTTCCTTATTATATTTAGCTGGATCTAATGAATATGTATCTCCAGAGCTTCCGAAATTCCAGCTATTTGCACCATGAGAACTAGACTTCCAGTTTCCTCCATAACTCTTGCAATTCCAGCTAGAAAAATTACCTGTTCCTTCTGCGTGCCAAGTAGAATTCCTCCCCCTGGCACCGTGATGCCAATTTgatgttcctcctcctcctcctcgcccaTTGGGATGCCAAACAATTCCAGAATTCCCATAGTTGTGCCAACTTGAAGAGCTCCCTGAAACATTTTGGTGCCACCCAGAGCGTCCCCTTGGGCCACCTGGATGCCTATTTATATTAAGGTTCCTCTGGGAGTGTGAAAATTTGCCTTGTCTAGAATTAATGTAATCatccttttcccatttccagTCCCTCTGTGATGCATTATGATGATGCCATGATGACTGATCATaagcttctctttctttgtatGTAGCTCTTTCTTCTCGCCTCCTCTGTGATCTCCTATCATCACATTCTATTTCTTGGTTTGCACAGCATGGTTCAACTTGCCTACAAgacaatttagaaaaaaataaattctgatgcTATTCCACTGAAATACAACAGAATACAAGTTCCGTCCATTTAGCTTGCACtgtgaataaaatgttttatttaagaagaaatggaGACAACTTACTTAGCTACTTTATCATTCAAGGTTCTATAGCGTTTGACTTTCAACTCTAGCGTTGTGCCTTTACTTAAACCTTGTATTTCAAATTTGCTCTTACAAGAACAACTGATACGATGCACGGATAGTTCAAGGAGAGCTGTCAGAAAGCTTATTTTTGTTGCACACTTTGCAATTTGAGTACTCttggtaggaaaaaaattaataagtagtcagatttcttttttccctgaagaCTACTCTGTGGGTACTAGACAGCATAACTAGAGTGAATTGATacaaaatagaaggaaaattagaaactactgagaaaagcagttattctatttaatacagaaaacaactgAGATCATGTCTCAGTTTATAAAGCTTATGTTAAAACACAGATACAGAACATTCACAGAAACCATGCCTCAGATACAAAAACctattttgtcttgttttaaaCAACAAACCAAGAGTTCACAGCATGCAATGACAAGTCTGTGAGGGCCTCCGAGAAGCACTATCTACTGCCCTTTGGATATTACTTGTGCTTGGCAGTCTGTCAAGAACATGTGGTAAATTATCACATGTACATTTAAAGATAAATGCTACCTTAACACGGGCAGCTATTCCCAGAGTCAGCACTCTAAATATATTAAGTATTTATTCTACAAAATACAGAGTGCTTAATAAAAGTTTTTATTGCCAAAAACtgattacagaaataaatgcaccCTAAGTTCCTGGACAAGCAAGACAGGAGGCTTTCATACCACTCTATGCTAAAAAAACAATTGATGTGAGTAAATTGAAATTTATATTGTACCACCTTTTAAGATTTCAACACATTCCAGTTTTGCTAAAAGAAGTGCAAATAAATAATGTCTAGTGGGAAATGGGTTACCATAAAGCTAAACTGAGCTTTAAGActtgaaatcaaaataaatgatgtCTCAGTGATACCTTTAGTTCTAGGAGCTGGCTCAACTAGACTATGATCGAATGGAAACAGTTTTGCTGTAACTTTATCcgtgtagattttttttttccaaatctgtaTCCAGAGAGATTTTATAAGATTTTAGTTGTCTCAGAATAGCACTGTACTAACAGCACTTTCACCACAGAACGAAGAAAAATGAGTATGTTACTACCTACGTCAACTACTATGAAAATATGACCACCACGCAGAACAGAGACACTCCAGTACTCTGAAACAGATTCAAGACTAAACAATAACTACATTCACGCATTTCAAGGCACTAATTGAATTTTCCAGTAGCAAGCAAGAGCTTCTTTCAAAAATCGTACGGCCCTTTAGTACCACCATCATGTCGTAAATGTATTGAAACAATAAACTCCCAATTGGAACATCACATTAGCAACGCACACTTGCAGAGTCACATGCAAGATAGTAGCAAGTAGCAAAGCATTTGCTACTCTCCGCAGCCTTCTATTTCACAGTGAGTCACAAGAATTATCTTTAGCTGATGATAAACAGCAAGATAAAACAAGTAAGAAACTTCATTCACGGATTATGGGATTCTAGTGTGACATTAACAGAACAATccaattcatttaaaaaaaaccaaaggtTTTAAACAAAGCATGTTCACCAACAGTTCTGAAAAGGCTGGGTTACTGCAGAACCATCCTCCCATCACACCGAAAACAATAATAGCACTAGTATCACATTTATTAAGCCCTTCAGTTAAAACGAATATCACATgttaaaataacagcattaaGACTCTCAAAGCACAAGATTTCACATTATGGACTTGAACGCTACAccataacttttttcttttttaatctacaATGGAGAATAGCTGTAATTCCCTACAAATAGTAGACCTACAGAAGACATACATTTAGCAGAATCATGTTTACATATTGAAAACTACAGTCTCCACTTAGTTTTCCTGGATTGTTCTTGTAACAAGCATACTGACTGCATACAGTTTACATTTCATGAGCACCCAGTCCTTAGGAGCAAATTACAACTGTGCTAAAAACACTCTTATGATGTTACAActaagcaaagaaaggaaaactcacCGGTTCCGTTCCTTCCTTTGTTTGATTAGTTGAATGAGTTCTTTGTCAAGGTATTCTTCTTCtgcctcctctttctcttccgCTTTATCATGGGCATCAACATTGTCTTTGTGTAGCTGGCTGGAGATGTGCTTGGCATACGCTGACAAGCCCACCACCGTCACCCTG is from Numida meleagris isolate 19003 breed g44 Domestic line chromosome 6, NumMel1.0, whole genome shotgun sequence and encodes:
- the ZNF106 gene encoding zinc finger protein 106 isoform X1 gives rise to the protein MVRERKCILCHIVYSSKKEMEEHMRSMLHHRELENLKGRDSNHECQVCRVTVVGLSAYAKHISSQLHKDNVDAHDKAEEKEEAEEEYLDKELIQLIKQRKERNRQVEPCCANQEIECDDRRSQRRREERATYKEREAYDQSSWHHHNASQRDWKWEKDDYINSRQGKFSHSQRNLNINRHPGGPRGRSGWHQNVSGSSSSWHNYGNSGIVWHPNGRGGGGGTSNWHHGARGRNSTWHAEGTGNFSSWNCKSYGGNWKSSSHGANSWNFGSSGDTYSLDPAKYNKERYTWQWQEKDITDVLPYRDRNNRSDSFDFTSDKLPSEGALDFGTSKQPESKASRNSGKSGSPSRDKIHRWTPYPSQKSTEQQSWFEDVSKATDKMDSVFLPLTESSVKGKTCEAIASLPKHKKREASSRSNVTLDYPDSSGEKPDKDDGRSSRMPSLKSPLLNITDMTSQKQDTKSLLKNVKLMLSSPSSKGQYHLRALNLETNSLPSYSSKLHGACAGNVQGNNKDTLSSNPGEPVNNLGEAEQKPKDVQSNHSLQDTPLNSCKNTSDQNMEEAGKASPESKFRLDSLEDVSDDELTGSEKAEIRVEKLSPSVSSCLPCDTPEGKLAASEKDVDEKPSASSIASADLKDSAFQMESTVSPSDSQDHLHVGLKTPSCEREVNEEHVKSRDHFEMEGFENPSDHELQKGGSQSLGLLLPDLSKLGLPASLQRDLTRHISLKSKVGIHLPEPNLNNARRIRNVSGHRRSETEKESGLKPTLRQILSASRRNVNWDQVIQQVSKKKQELGKGLPRFGIEMVPLVQNDQESLELSEESDLATLEGFQWEGISLTVPGSARKRSFSESSVIADRHPSAYSFFSEQHKAKECEERQIVAARHLHDITSGYEASVDTEADLKQEASSLSLSPFVSERTKTTGRKHSLQATSEVTGLTKAEQESLDKRTPLLEKQNVLEISEENPLASSDVLLAVSNNIDAATDSSYTSGTEQNDSQGIGKKRRATGEGSSPEIPSLERKNKRRKIKGKKERSQVDHLLAISLREEELSKSLHSVDNSLLQARAALQAAYVDVQRFLVLKQQITMEMSALRSQRIQILQGLQETYEPSELSEKLPSSVSCERGSSKSQVSADLLPAGSFLPLLDTLSPVPSLGTSVHVNTSTPFHSGITFTAPPDSSVQVKREPVSPKASEENVNAVLQSSLCASRTEVVAQKDDEMIQKTSVHPVISATISLSELTACFQRANQEVHKPAVDRGKAGLLENPCHSLSTFSKREANGTVTESFLLDQCSTLLPNRSVLLEMPMDKTPKLSAEPSEQQAASTLVPAEKGNRRRRKLRKKKTLRAAHVPENSDTEQDVIDCKPSRKVKSGKVPKGEKVVTTSTPQKQGDGVAIQAARNKDENDSDASLELVEVATPQCEVVDIGSSESGDEKPDSPSKRESCSAVDQAVLEASCSGYDEVSSTSEIGTSYRDDMKRSVAETQTSISSLRESKNSSEVSSEPGEDEEPTEGSFEGHLAAVNAIQIFGNVLYTCSADKTVCAYNLVSRKCVAVFEGHTSKVNCLLVIQTNGKNAALYTGSSDHTINCYNIKTKECMEQFKLEDRVLCLHSRWRILYAGLANGSVVTFNIKNNKQVDTFECHSPRAVSCLATAQEGARKLLVVGSYDCTISVRDARNGLLLRTLEGHSKTILCMKVVNDLVFSGSSDQSVHAHNIHTGELVRIYKGHNHAVTVVNILGKVMVTACLDKFVRVYELQSHDRLQVYGGHSDMIMCMTIHKSMIYTGCYDGSVRAVRLNLMQNYRCWWHGCSLIFGVVEHLKQHLLTDHTNPNFQTLKCRWKNCDAFFTSRKGSKQDAVGHIERHAEDDSRVDS
- the ZNF106 gene encoding zinc finger protein 106 isoform X2, which translates into the protein MVRERKCILCHIVYSSKKEMEEHMRSMLHHRELENLKGRDSNHECQVCRVTVVGLSAYAKHISSQLHKDNVDAHDKAEEKEEAEEEYLDKELIQLIKQRKERNRQVEPCCANQEIECDDRRSQRRREERATYKEREAYDQSSWHHHNASQRDWKWEKDDYINSRQGKFSHSQRNLNINRHPGGPRGRSGWHQNVSGSSSSWHNYGNSGIVWHPNGRGGGGGTSNWHHGARGRNSTWHAEGTGNFSSWNCKSYGGNWKSSSHGANSWNFGSSGDTYSLDPAKYNKERYTWQWQEKDITDVLPYRDRNNRSDSFDFTSDKLPSEGALDFGTSKQPESKASRNSGKSGSPSRDKIHRWTPYPSQKSTEQQSWFEDVSKATDKMDSVFLPLTESSVKGKTCEAIASLPKHKKREASSRSNVTLDYPDSSGEKPDKDDGRSSRMPSLKSPLLNITDMTSQKQDTKSLLKNVKLMLSSPSSKGQYHLRALNLETNSLPSYSSKLHGACAGNVQGNNKDTLSSNPGEPVNNLGEAEQKPKDVQSNHSLQDTPLNSCKNTSDQNMEEAGKASPESKFRLDSLEDVSDDELTGSEKAEIRVEKLSPSVSSCLPCDTPEGKLAASEKDVDEKPSASSIASADLKDSAFQMESTVSPSDSQDHLHVGLKTPSCEREVNEEHVKSRDHFEMEGFENPSDHELQKGGSQSLGLLLPDLSKLGLPASLQRDLTRHISLKSKVGIHLPEPNLNNARRIRNVSGHRRSETEKESGLKPTLRQILSASRRNVNWDQVIQQVSKKKQELGKGLPRFGIEMVPLVQNDQESLELSEESDLATLEGFQWEGISLTVPGSARKRSFSESSVIADRHPSAYSFFSEQHKAKECEERQIVAARHLHDITSGYEASVDTEADLKQEASSLSLSPFVSERTKTTGRKHSLQATSEVTGLTKAEQESLDKRTPLLEKQNVLEISEENPLASSDVLLAVSNNIDAATDSSYTSGTEQNDSQGIGKKRRATGEGSSPEIPSLERKNKRRKIKGKKERSQVDHLLAISLREEELSKSLHSVDNSLLQARAALQAAYVDVQRFLVLKQQITMEMSALRSQRIQILQGLQETYEPSELSEKLPSSVSCERGSSKSQVSADLLPAGSFLPLLDTLSPVPSLGTSVHVNTSTPFHSGITFTAPPDSSVQVKREPVSPKASEENVNAVLQSSLCASRTEVVAQKDDEMIQKTSVHPVISATISLSELTACFQRANQEVHKPAVDRGKAGLLENPCHSLSTFSKREANGTVTESFLLDQCSTLLPNRSVLLEMPMDKTPKLSAEPSEQQAASTLVPAEKGNRRRRKLRKKKTLRAAHVPENSDTEQDVIDCKPSRKVKSGKVPKGEKVVTTSTPQKQGDGVAIQAARNKDENDSDASLELVEVATPQCEVVDIGSSESGDEKPDSPSKRESCSAVDQAVLEASCSGYDEVSSTSEIGTSYRDDMKRSVAETQTSISSLRESKNSSEVSSEPGEDEEPTEGSFEGHLAAVNAIQIFGNVLYTCSADKTVCAYNLVSRKCVAVFEGHTSKVNCLLVIQTNGKNAALYTGSSDHTINCYNIKTKECMEQFKLEDRVLCLHSRWRILYAGLANGSVVTFNIKVVNDLVFSGSSDQSVHAHNIHTGELVRIYKGHNHAVTVVNILGKVMVTACLDKFVRVYELQSHDRLQVYGGHSDMIMCMTIHKSMIYTGCYDGSVRAVRLNLMQNYRCWWHGCSLIFGVVEHLKQHLLTDHTNPNFQTLKCRWKNCDAFFTSRKGSKQDAVGHIERHAEDDSRVDS